The Methylomusa anaerophila genome has a segment encoding these proteins:
- a CDS encoding ferritin family protein has protein sequence MNYFSDLEGLRMAVNMEKEGVEFYRQAQDRTSNPEHKLLFGFLMQEELNHAAKFESMYERLKQNKQAGDEEYLFDADVSRYLQTLVETHIFPRNNPFINEPDIANGVLETGWQTQIPGQSNAGQLTTKTILCLALQAEKDSILFYDEMMNNAKFPDAKQIFAELKAEEQSHVEKLQELIRTL, from the coding sequence ATGAATTATTTTAGTGACTTAGAAGGATTACGCATGGCCGTGAATATGGAAAAAGAGGGAGTGGAGTTTTACCGCCAGGCACAGGACCGCACCAGTAATCCGGAGCACAAATTGTTGTTCGGCTTTTTAATGCAGGAGGAATTAAACCACGCCGCCAAATTCGAATCTATGTACGAAAGATTGAAACAGAATAAACAGGCCGGTGACGAGGAATACCTGTTCGACGCTGATGTGTCACGTTATCTGCAGACTCTTGTCGAAACACATATCTTTCCCCGCAATAACCCTTTCATAAATGAACCCGACATAGCCAATGGAGTTTTAGAAACGGGCTGGCAAACGCAAATACCGGGGCAAAGCAACGCCGGCCAACTGACAACAAAAACCATTTTATGCCTTGCGCTCCAGGCGGAAAAAGACTCCATCCTATTTTACGATGAAATGATGAATAACGCTAAATTTCCCGATGCTAAACAGATATTTGCCGAATTGAAAGCGGAAGAACAATCCCATGTAGAAAAACTTCAGGAATTAATCCGCACTTTATAA
- a CDS encoding hemolysin family protein, protein MEGDPSPSIILEIAIIFVLIIANGIFAMTEIAIVSSRKARLERKAAEGGAGAKAALELANDPTQLLSTVQVGISVIGVVTGAYGGATIAQELAVYLKPLPFIGAHSNAVSMVGVIALITYVSLIIGELVPKKIALNNPEPIAAIVAIPMRFFAKVFLPLVRLLSVSTNFVLKALRVKEPMEPGVTEEEIKIMIAEGTAVGTFEETEKDMVDRVFRLADMRVSALMTPKTQIDWIDLEDDDEYNWGIITESNHSRLPVARESLDDIVGFVYARDVLSSRGNTLLIEDNTQEPLFIPRSLRVFKLLEQFQQTGTHIAFVMDEFGGMIGLVTLHDILEQLIGELPQEVEDTPEIVQRDENSWLLDGLLSIDEFRVLFDIGEMPGQDKEHYQTLGGFITSCLGSMPKTGDTFEWAGLKFEIVDMDGMRIDKAIVTKLE, encoded by the coding sequence TTGGAAGGAGACCCTTCACCATCGATAATTTTGGAGATTGCAATAATCTTCGTCCTAATTATTGCCAATGGTATTTTTGCTATGACCGAGATAGCTATTGTTTCATCCCGTAAAGCCCGCTTAGAAAGAAAAGCTGCCGAAGGAGGCGCCGGAGCGAAAGCAGCTTTGGAGTTGGCAAATGATCCTACACAGTTACTGTCTACCGTTCAAGTCGGAATTAGCGTAATTGGTGTTGTGACAGGAGCCTACGGCGGAGCTACAATTGCTCAGGAACTCGCTGTTTACCTCAAACCTCTTCCGTTCATTGGAGCGCACAGTAACGCTGTCAGTATGGTTGGTGTCATTGCCTTAATCACGTATGTTTCCCTTATTATTGGTGAATTAGTACCCAAAAAGATAGCTTTAAATAATCCAGAACCGATTGCGGCAATAGTTGCAATCCCTATGCGGTTTTTCGCAAAAGTCTTCTTGCCGTTAGTCCGATTGCTGAGTGTTTCGACCAATTTTGTCCTAAAAGCACTAAGAGTTAAAGAACCAATGGAGCCGGGAGTTACTGAGGAAGAAATCAAGATTATGATTGCTGAAGGAACAGCTGTTGGAACTTTTGAGGAAACTGAGAAAGACATGGTTGACCGGGTATTTCGCTTAGCTGATATGAGAGTATCCGCTTTGATGACACCAAAAACTCAAATAGATTGGATTGACCTGGAAGATGATGACGAATATAATTGGGGAATAATAACTGAGAGTAACCACTCCCGGCTACCCGTGGCCAGAGAAAGTTTAGATGATATAGTTGGCTTTGTCTATGCAAGAGACGTATTATCGTCACGTGGCAATACTCTTCTTATAGAGGATAACACACAAGAACCTCTGTTTATTCCTCGCAGCCTCCGTGTCTTCAAACTACTGGAGCAGTTCCAACAGACGGGAACACATATCGCCTTTGTGATGGACGAATTTGGCGGTATGATCGGCCTGGTAACCTTGCACGACATACTTGAACAGCTGATTGGTGAACTACCGCAAGAAGTGGAGGATACCCCTGAGATAGTCCAAAGAGACGAAAATTCGTGGTTGCTGGATGGGTTGCTATCTATCGATGAATTTAGGGTACTATTCGATATTGGCGAAATGCCTGGACAAGACAAGGAACATTATCAGACATTAGGCGGTTTCATAACTTCCTGTCTTGGCAGTATGCCTAAAACTGGAGATACTTTTGAATGGGCCGGTCTCAAGTTTGAAATAGTAGACATGGATGGAATGCGGATTGATAAAGCCATAGTCACAAAACTGGAGTAA
- a CDS encoding helix-turn-helix domain-containing protein: MDVAKRILQLCKERDNMSINKLADLSYLTQSTLQKIVTGQNADVMLGTIEKICMGLGITLAEFFTEDDQGDDLPFEAKVKLREYEELLRYRYGKTK; this comes from the coding sequence ATGGACGTAGCAAAGCGAATTTTGCAACTTTGTAAAGAACGCGATAATATGTCGATAAACAAATTAGCGGATTTGTCCTATTTAACACAGTCTACCTTACAAAAAATTGTAACGGGTCAAAACGCCGACGTAATGCTGGGAACTATTGAAAAAATATGTATGGGCCTGGGTATCACGTTAGCCGAATTCTTTACCGAAGACGATCAGGGCGACGATCTACCTTTTGAAGCTAAAGTGAAACTACGGGAATATGAAGAGCTTTTACGGTATAGATATGGAAAAACGAAATAA
- a CDS encoding transposase, whose product MIWIDSPSAFENHFLFVFSRKIFVFSHETAKYGIQDLLEVHYPHAKRIRLVMDNLNTHTVASLYEAFAPSKALELSKRLEIHYTPKHGSWLNIAEIELSALTLQCLDRRIPSIEILQQQLSAWEAQRNAVKKISGLAFYYGSGPRQIEISVS is encoded by the coding sequence TTGATATGGATAGATTCGCCATCGGCCTTTGAAAACCATTTTCTTTTTGTATTTTCTAGAAAAATTTTTGTATTTTCTCACGAGACTGCGAAATATGGGATACAAGACCTGTTAGAAGTGCATTACCCACATGCCAAGCGGATCCGGCTGGTCATGGACAATTTGAATACGCATACCGTTGCATCGCTTTACGAAGCTTTTGCGCCTTCAAAGGCACTGGAGCTGTCAAAGCGTCTTGAAATCCACTATACACCGAAACACGGCAGTTGGCTGAATATCGCAGAAATTGAGTTGAGCGCACTGACACTGCAATGTCTTGATCGAAGGATTCCTTCGATTGAAATTCTTCAGCAGCAACTATCCGCTTGGGAGGCACAGCGTAACGCTGTAAAAAAAATCAGTGGATTGGCATTTTACTACGGGTCAGGCCCGCGACAAATTGAAATATCTGTATCCTAA
- a CDS encoding IS1634 family transposase, which produces MGWKGTSSLEQRQQQTPFAPVVANQYLNQLGFVETINRSVEWDSKQCKVSPGLLAKSVVLSTFADTRTPLYRIWKTFYGTDIAMLFGEGLAAEDFSDDAIARTLDKISAFGTETLFSRISLAGLAAYDVPVDRLHCDTTSITLAGAYEECEEEDYQGLSVCHGYSKDHRPDLKQVVLGKVVNEHGIPLVSLPLDGNTSDTEFNRLALNILTETYGERLEKMVYIADSKLINLPTLKIFTERPTPVQFISRCPDAFYRKLAVRVKRLAFESDGNWVSQGAIGEGKQCAQYQTQGFREWVDGSVYRLIVVKTSAGRERVDKILAKDRNSLEKALALLADRPFACEADARKAAQLFDQEHKNSCYEWEWNLDSTTVEKRSRGNPGKTPKPPITETTWRVQGKIFREKTDKCDLLRYKDESFVLITNVAEEAMSDREVLRQYKEQHRVEVQFRTLKEPALAAQIFLKKPGRIDALLMLLSVALLIRGLMQFRVRQQLAGYSQTPRIGMNRAKLTQPTAEMLLILFKSYVLIREGPDYRCECQSNEDLKAFPIWMDLLGIQFE; this is translated from the coding sequence ATGGGCTGGAAAGGAACATCAAGCCTGGAGCAACGGCAGCAACAGACGCCGTTTGCTCCGGTTGTCGCAAATCAGTACTTGAATCAATTAGGGTTCGTCGAGACCATTAACCGATCCGTAGAATGGGATTCGAAACAATGTAAAGTTTCTCCCGGTCTTTTGGCCAAGAGTGTAGTATTATCAACATTTGCCGATACACGCACTCCCCTCTATCGCATCTGGAAAACATTCTACGGAACCGATATTGCGATGCTATTTGGCGAAGGTCTAGCGGCAGAAGACTTTTCCGACGATGCCATTGCTCGAACTCTCGATAAAATCAGTGCCTTCGGTACGGAAACCTTGTTTAGCCGGATTAGTCTGGCGGGTCTTGCTGCCTATGATGTTCCTGTAGACAGACTTCATTGTGATACTACGTCGATCACTCTGGCTGGTGCTTACGAAGAATGTGAGGAGGAAGACTATCAAGGTTTATCTGTCTGCCATGGGTATAGTAAAGATCATCGTCCGGATCTTAAACAAGTCGTTTTGGGCAAAGTCGTCAATGAGCATGGAATTCCGCTGGTCAGTCTACCGCTTGATGGCAATACATCCGATACAGAATTCAACCGCTTGGCTCTCAATATTCTAACGGAAACCTATGGAGAGCGGCTTGAGAAGATGGTCTACATTGCCGATTCCAAGCTTATTAATTTGCCAACCCTGAAGATTTTTACAGAGCGGCCTACCCCTGTCCAGTTCATTTCTCGCTGTCCAGATGCTTTCTATCGGAAACTGGCGGTTCGGGTAAAACGACTGGCATTTGAGTCTGATGGAAATTGGGTTTCTCAAGGTGCGATTGGAGAAGGCAAACAGTGCGCCCAGTACCAGACACAAGGATTTCGAGAATGGGTAGATGGATCGGTATACCGTCTAATCGTAGTCAAAACCAGTGCCGGTCGGGAGCGGGTAGACAAGATTCTAGCCAAAGACCGAAATTCCTTGGAGAAGGCCCTAGCCCTTCTGGCGGATCGACCGTTTGCTTGTGAAGCAGATGCCCGTAAAGCAGCCCAGTTATTCGACCAGGAACATAAGAATTCTTGTTATGAATGGGAGTGGAACCTGGACTCTACCACGGTGGAAAAGAGATCACGTGGCAATCCGGGAAAAACACCTAAACCTCCAATCACAGAAACGACTTGGCGTGTGCAGGGCAAGATCTTCCGAGAGAAAACCGACAAATGCGATCTACTCCGTTATAAAGATGAGAGTTTTGTCTTGATTACCAACGTAGCCGAAGAAGCGATGTCTGACCGCGAAGTGTTGCGCCAATATAAGGAGCAGCACCGAGTTGAGGTACAGTTTAGGACGCTCAAGGAACCCGCGCTGGCGGCACAGATATTTCTCAAGAAACCAGGACGTATCGATGCTTTGTTAATGTTATTGTCCGTGGCGCTGTTGATTCGAGGACTGATGCAATTTCGGGTTCGTCAGCAACTGGCAGGATATTCGCAGACTCCGAGAATCGGGATGAATCGGGCCAAGCTGACCCAGCCAACAGCCGAGATGTTGCTGATACTATTCAAGTCCTATGTGCTGATCCGGGAAGGGCCAGATTACAGGTGTGAGTGTCAAAGTAACGAAGATTTGAAAGCGTTTCCCATTTGGATGGATCTACTTGGCATTCAATTTGAATAG
- a CDS encoding transposase, which translates to MEDILEVYALPYDQAMPLICMDEQPCQLLDHQLKPIPMKPGQIRKEDHEYVRRGTCSIFLFTEPLAGWRHVFASERRTKVDWALQIQLIFRTLM; encoded by the coding sequence ATGGAAGATATCCTCGAGGTATATGCGTTGCCGTATGACCAGGCAATGCCGCTGATTTGTATGGACGAACAACCCTGTCAACTACTGGATCACCAGCTAAAGCCAATCCCCATGAAGCCAGGCCAGATTCGAAAGGAAGATCATGAATATGTCCGAAGAGGGACATGCAGCATTTTCCTTTTTACCGAGCCATTGGCTGGATGGCGACATGTTTTTGCTTCTGAACGCCGGACAAAGGTAGATTGGGCATTGCAAATACAACTCATTTTTCGCACCCTAATGTAA
- a CDS encoding helix-turn-helix domain-containing protein, translating to MNKKYHVKLNDREKEYVYQVMNQDKTCKSVKKRCTILLLADETVGKPPTQEEIAQRCGVSDVTAYQTIKDYSNQGIEYTLRSQKPAQLPRKPIITGEIEARIIALACSEPPKGFSRWTIRLLARKAVELEIIEAVGREAIRTTLKKHNLSLT from the coding sequence ATGAACAAAAAATACCATGTAAAGCTCAATGACAGAGAAAAAGAGTATGTGTATCAAGTCATGAATCAAGACAAAACATGCAAGAGCGTAAAAAAACGTTGCACCATCCTGTTACTGGCCGACGAAACTGTGGGCAAACCACCAACCCAAGAAGAAATCGCCCAGCGCTGTGGGGTGTCCGATGTTACAGCCTACCAAACCATCAAGGACTACAGTAACCAAGGAATCGAATATACCTTGCGATCCCAAAAGCCAGCGCAACTCCCACGCAAACCGATTATAACCGGAGAAATTGAGGCGAGGATCATCGCGTTAGCTTGTAGTGAGCCCCCAAAAGGGTTTTCACGATGGACCATCCGACTTCTCGCGAGAAAAGCAGTGGAACTGGAGATCATAGAGGCGGTTGGCCGTGAAGCCATCCGCACTACTTTAAAAAAACACAACTTAAGCCTCACTTGA
- a CDS encoding PIN domain-containing protein, whose product MEKIRAIYYFPQYFQYGKEVFDCSSNTEYIELSYKDKSRDFILKGRADVNIVLDTNIFIYREDNAIPSNKLTELLRVCAELNIKTIIHPSSIEDLRRDKNEERKKIMLSKLSAYPILSDPPLADNDQEFIDTVGVANSHDTIDNNILYSVYRNAVDFLITEDKGIYRKARKIGLEDRVFDIEEAIKYLKKYFLNENVYQPLAIKVVHLYHLDLNDKIFNSLKQDYPGFELWWRKKSREGTKARVNILEDGSLGAILIWKVEREAIASQPPLPIKKRLKISTFKVTNSGFKIGELFLKMSVEYAMKNEIGEVYLTHFTVSNDELVRLIEDFGFYRVAKLGEEDVYLKNIIVTEFSCYTELSPVEISRKYYPSFYDGEDVKKFIVPILPKYHQKLFVEIAKQDSLFGADEFCVEGNTIKKAYLCHSQSKKMEAGDILLFYESRTAKGIRAIGIIENVYYRVQDIQEIIRLVGKRSVYKVKDIERIALKPTTVIIFRWHFYLPNFISYLYLVRNRILSGPPQSILEISHEKYELIKRGGGLDERFTVNQASVCR is encoded by the coding sequence ATGGAGAAAATTAGGGCGATATACTATTTTCCCCAATATTTTCAATACGGGAAGGAAGTGTTTGATTGTTCGTCAAATACCGAATATATAGAATTATCATATAAAGACAAAAGCCGTGATTTTATTCTTAAGGGGAGGGCAGATGTGAATATAGTTTTGGATACTAACATTTTTATATATCGTGAAGATAATGCAATTCCATCAAACAAGCTTACAGAATTACTTCGAGTATGTGCCGAGTTAAATATTAAGACTATTATTCATCCGTCTTCTATTGAGGATTTGCGGCGGGACAAAAATGAAGAAAGAAAGAAGATCATGTTATCTAAACTGTCAGCATACCCCATTCTATCGGATCCGCCATTAGCGGATAATGATCAGGAGTTTATTGATACTGTTGGGGTAGCGAACAGTCATGATACTATTGATAATAATATTTTATATAGTGTTTACCGGAATGCAGTAGATTTTTTAATTACTGAAGATAAAGGTATATATCGTAAGGCGCGGAAGATTGGCCTTGAGGATCGAGTTTTCGACATTGAAGAGGCAATAAAATATCTAAAAAAGTATTTTCTTAATGAGAACGTTTACCAACCTCTAGCTATAAAAGTAGTACATCTTTATCATCTTGATCTCAACGATAAGATTTTTAATAGTCTTAAGCAAGATTATCCGGGTTTTGAGCTTTGGTGGAGGAAAAAGAGTAGAGAAGGAACTAAAGCAAGAGTAAATATCCTTGAGGATGGATCATTAGGAGCAATTCTGATTTGGAAAGTAGAACGGGAAGCTATTGCGTCTCAACCGCCTTTACCAATAAAGAAGAGGTTAAAAATATCAACTTTCAAAGTTACTAATTCGGGTTTCAAAATTGGTGAACTATTTTTGAAAATGTCTGTTGAGTACGCTATGAAAAACGAAATTGGAGAAGTATACCTTACCCATTTCACCGTTTCTAATGACGAATTGGTAAGACTAATTGAAGATTTTGGATTTTACCGAGTTGCAAAGTTAGGAGAAGAGGATGTCTATTTAAAAAATATTATAGTTACCGAATTTAGCTGTTACACAGAATTATCCCCGGTTGAAATATCCAGAAAGTATTATCCTTCCTTCTATGATGGTGAGGATGTAAAGAAATTCATAGTTCCCATTCTTCCCAAATACCATCAAAAGTTATTTGTTGAAATAGCTAAACAGGATAGCCTTTTTGGGGCAGATGAGTTTTGCGTGGAAGGGAACACTATAAAAAAAGCATATTTGTGCCACTCTCAGAGCAAGAAGATGGAAGCAGGAGATATTTTGCTGTTCTATGAATCAAGAACGGCAAAAGGTATAAGAGCAATTGGTATTATTGAAAATGTGTATTATCGGGTGCAAGACATACAGGAGATCATACGCCTTGTCGGGAAAAGAAGTGTTTATAAGGTTAAAGATATTGAGCGAATTGCCCTGAAGCCAACTACAGTAATCATTTTTCGATGGCATTTCTATCTGCCAAACTTTATAAGCTACCTTTACCTAGTCAGAAATAGAATTTTATCAGGACCGCCTCAGTCAATTTTAGAAATTAGTCATGAAAAATACGAGCTAATCAAACGGGGAGGAGGATTGGATGAGCGTTTTACTGTCAATCAGGCCTCAGTATGTAGATGA
- a CDS encoding nitrite/sulfite reductase domain-containing protein: METMQETKHDMLEKGAVLQRDKRTYAIAPHIPGGIVLDFNVMRKIVDTAEKYGAQALKLTSAQRIAIVGIEEDKVDQVWKELGMKKGHAIGLCVRSIKICPATHFCKRAQQDAVTLGLALDEKYHGKDLPSKFKMSVAGCPNSCSEPAVRDIGIMGTPKGYTVMIGGNAGIKPRLADILAENVPQEDVIPMVDKIINYYSEHAKSYERLGNMIERLGFERINQDLSN, from the coding sequence ATGGAAACAATGCAAGAAACAAAACATGATATGCTGGAAAAAGGCGCTGTACTGCAGCGGGATAAAAGAACCTACGCCATAGCACCGCATATACCCGGCGGTATAGTTCTGGATTTTAATGTCATGCGTAAAATTGTTGATACTGCGGAAAAGTACGGGGCGCAGGCGCTAAAGCTGACAAGCGCGCAGCGGATTGCCATTGTTGGTATTGAGGAAGATAAGGTTGATCAGGTATGGAAGGAACTTGGCATGAAAAAAGGCCATGCTATTGGCTTATGTGTGCGCAGTATTAAAATATGCCCGGCAACTCATTTTTGCAAACGGGCCCAGCAGGATGCCGTGACACTGGGGCTTGCATTGGATGAAAAATATCATGGCAAGGATTTGCCCTCAAAGTTTAAAATGAGTGTTGCCGGCTGCCCAAATTCTTGTAGTGAACCAGCGGTAAGGGATATAGGAATTATGGGTACCCCCAAAGGGTACACCGTTATGATCGGCGGAAATGCCGGCATCAAACCGCGGTTGGCCGATATATTGGCGGAAAATGTTCCGCAAGAAGACGTTATTCCTATGGTTGATAAAATTATCAACTACTACAGCGAACACGCAAAAAGTTATGAACGGTTGGGAAACATGATTGAACGCCTGGGATTTGAAAGGATAAATCAGGATTTGTCAAACTAA
- the tadA gene encoding tRNA adenosine(34) deaminase TadA — translation MDDNCYMGLALLEARQAYDIGEVPIGAVLVLDNEVVARAHNMREAWQDATAHAEMLVIREACQRLKRWRLTGATLYVTIEPCPMCAGALIMSRVNRLVYGSSDYKAGAVESIFNIVQNPALNHCLEVTAGVRADECAAIMKDFFRQRRK, via the coding sequence GTGGATGACAACTGTTATATGGGGTTGGCGCTTTTAGAAGCAAGGCAAGCTTACGATATTGGCGAGGTGCCGATCGGTGCGGTGCTTGTCCTGGACAATGAAGTGGTTGCCAGAGCTCATAATATGCGCGAAGCCTGGCAGGATGCCACCGCCCACGCGGAAATGTTAGTGATCCGTGAGGCCTGTCAGCGGCTCAAGCGTTGGCGGCTGACGGGTGCTACGCTTTATGTTACCATCGAGCCCTGTCCCATGTGCGCCGGAGCGCTGATTATGAGCCGTGTCAACCGACTGGTATATGGCAGTTCCGATTATAAAGCCGGTGCCGTTGAATCGATTTTTAACATTGTGCAGAATCCGGCCCTTAATCACTGCCTGGAGGTTACCGCCGGGGTCCGGGCCGATGAATGCGCCGCGATTATGAAGGACTTCTTTCGGCAGCGACGCAAATGA
- the namA gene encoding NADPH dehydrogenase NamA gives MKLFEPYNIKNVTLKNRIVMPPMCMYQAAADGFPTLFHIAHYGGRAVGGAGLIIVESTGVTPEGRITDQDLGIWDDNHIPALKQIVDVCHREGAKIAVQINHAGRKSTSLAGGPFGPSAIPFSDKDRTPYELTKNQISTIVTAFQKAAERANAAGFDALEVHAAHGYLLHSFLSPLTNRRTDEYGGSLKNRAQFLREVLEAIRKVWPATKPLWLRVSAHDYAEGGIDGGMMVQIINEIAALADLVHVSTGGLLPAGVRDYPGYQVGLSEQIRRECKKPTIAVGLITNTEMAEEILQNGRADLVAFGRELLRNPYFAVQAAEKYDVPGYVPEPYKRAYPHRKE, from the coding sequence ATGAAATTATTTGAACCTTATAATATAAAAAATGTAACGTTGAAAAACAGAATCGTTATGCCACCCATGTGCATGTATCAAGCGGCTGCGGACGGCTTTCCGACTTTGTTTCATATTGCTCACTACGGCGGCAGAGCGGTCGGCGGAGCAGGACTTATTATCGTGGAATCGACGGGTGTAACGCCGGAGGGCAGAATTACAGATCAGGATCTCGGTATTTGGGATGATAACCACATACCGGCCCTGAAGCAGATTGTCGATGTTTGCCACCGGGAAGGGGCTAAAATTGCCGTTCAGATCAATCATGCCGGCAGGAAAAGTACCTCTCTTGCCGGTGGACCATTTGGCCCCAGTGCGATACCGTTCAGCGACAAGGATCGCACGCCCTATGAATTAACCAAAAATCAGATTTCAACGATCGTAACGGCTTTTCAAAAAGCGGCTGAGAGGGCAAATGCTGCCGGCTTCGATGCGCTGGAGGTGCATGCGGCGCATGGGTATTTGCTTCACTCGTTTTTATCTCCGCTTACCAACCGGCGCACGGACGAATACGGCGGGAGCCTTAAAAACCGTGCACAGTTCCTACGGGAAGTGCTGGAAGCAATCCGAAAAGTATGGCCAGCGACAAAGCCGCTCTGGCTGCGTGTGTCGGCGCATGATTATGCCGAAGGCGGTATCGACGGCGGCATGATGGTGCAAATCATAAACGAGATCGCCGCTCTTGCCGACCTTGTTCATGTCAGTACAGGCGGCTTGCTGCCGGCTGGCGTCAGGGATTATCCGGGTTATCAGGTGGGTCTGTCCGAACAGATCCGCAGAGAGTGTAAAAAACCGACCATTGCTGTTGGTCTCATTACAAACACGGAAATGGCCGAGGAAATCTTACAAAACGGACGCGCTGATTTAGTTGCATTTGGCCGGGAATTATTGCGCAATCCGTATTTCGCCGTTCAGGCAGCCGAAAAATATGATGTCCCTGGATACGTTCCAGAACCGTACAAAAGAGCCTATCCGCACAGAAAAGAGTAA
- a CDS encoding flavodoxin family protein yields MNPRRYNRRQKCDDVSTTHITADGIVLGSPVYYADVTPEMKAFIERSGMVSAANGNIFKHKAAACRPLTR; encoded by the coding sequence CTGAATCCCCGCCGCTACAATCGAAGGCAAAAGTGTGACGACGTTTCCACGACTCACATAACTGCGGACGGGATCGTCCTCGGCTCACCCGTCTATTACGCGGACGTGACGCCGGAGATGAAGGCCTTTATCGAGCGGTCGGGCATGGTATCCGCGGCAAACGGCAACATATTCAAACACAAGGCGGCGGCATGCAGGCCTTTGACACGATGA
- a CDS encoding type 2 periplasmic-binding domain-containing protein translates to MSRGNVVTLLPSIVAAGIQTPSVAVREISQIPIYREISVAMKKENVPSYLPMFSEEAATL, encoded by the coding sequence GTGAGTCGTGGAAACGTCGTCACACTTTTGCCTTCGATTGTAGCGGCGGGGATTCAGACCCCGTCCGTCGCCGTGCGGGAAATCAGCCAGATTCCAATTTACCGGGAGATTTCCGTTGCCATGAAAAAAGAGAATGTCCCCTCTTATCTGCCCATGTTTTCCGAGGAGGCTGCAACACTCTAA
- a CDS encoding methylated-DNA--[protein]-cysteine S-methyltransferase codes for MSKYAFYDFEFGILKIGYTATAIIFLKQADQIDADNEPSALSDLAFDQVRAYLKGQRRTFDFPYVLHGTEFQKKVWNALCQIPYGETRTYKQIAAVLGSPKASRAVGLANSKNPMMVVVPCHRVIGTDGALTGYAGGLDMKKALLELEQNGVPCFQ; via the coding sequence ATGAGCAAGTACGCTTTCTATGATTTTGAATTTGGAATTTTGAAGATCGGGTATACCGCTACGGCAATCATTTTTTTGAAACAAGCGGATCAGATTGACGCTGATAACGAGCCTTCCGCGCTTTCCGATTTGGCTTTTGACCAGGTACGCGCCTATCTCAAAGGACAGCGCCGCACCTTTGACTTCCCATACGTGCTCCATGGTACGGAGTTTCAGAAAAAAGTGTGGAACGCGCTTTGTCAGATTCCCTATGGGGAAACCCGTACCTACAAACAGATAGCGGCGGTCCTCGGCAGTCCGAAAGCAAGCCGCGCAGTGGGCCTGGCGAACAGCAAAAACCCGATGATGGTCGTCGTCCCCTGCCACCGGGTAATCGGAACAGACGGCGCTCTCACCGGTTATGCAGGCGGCCTTGACATGAAAAAAGCCCTGCTGGAGCTTGAACAGAACGGGGTACCTTGTTTTCAGTAA
- a CDS encoding DNA-3-methyladenine glycosylase family protein, whose translation MYFEYGSKEIKFLKGRDELLGAAIDRIGHIYRAVDGDLFSSVVHHIIGQQISTRAQATIWQRLSGRIGNINAAAIDSLELDELQKLGMTFKKAGYIKDFAEKVGNKEFDIAALTSLPDAEVIKELSALKGIGVWTAEMIMTFCMQRPDIVSFGDLAIHRGMRMLYHHRSIDKKNFAQYARRYSPYGTVASLYLWAIASGEIPEMRDYAPQKRKEAAKK comes from the coding sequence TTGTATTTTGAATATGGCAGCAAGGAAATTAAATTCTTAAAAGGCCGCGATGAGTTGCTCGGGGCGGCGATTGATCGGATCGGGCATATCTACCGGGCGGTTGACGGCGATCTTTTCTCCTCTGTGGTCCACCATATCATCGGGCAGCAGATCTCCACCCGCGCCCAAGCGACCATCTGGCAAAGGCTTAGCGGCAGGATTGGGAATATCAATGCCGCTGCGATAGATTCCCTGGAATTAGACGAGCTTCAAAAACTTGGCATGACCTTCAAAAAGGCCGGGTACATCAAAGACTTTGCAGAGAAAGTCGGAAATAAAGAATTTGACATCGCTGCGCTCACCAGCCTGCCAGATGCTGAGGTTATCAAAGAGCTTTCCGCTCTAAAAGGCATCGGCGTGTGGACTGCGGAAATGATCATGACCTTCTGTATGCAGCGTCCCGATATTGTGAGCTTCGGGGACCTTGCCATTCACCGCGGCATGCGGATGCTGTATCATCACAGAAGCATCGACAAAAAAAATTTTGCGCAATACGCCAGGCGATACTCGCCCTATGGAACGGTGGCAAGCCTGTATCTTTGGGCAATTGCCAGTGGTGAGATTCCGGAAATGCGGGACTATGCACCCCAAAAGAGAAAGGAGGCGGCGAAGAAATGA